A stretch of DNA from Lodderomyces elongisporus chromosome 4, complete sequence:
acaataaccactactaccactacaatcatcattaccattactaccaccacaataacaacaacaatatcatCAGGGACAGCAACTATCATacaaaaaatttggaaattgagtcccaaacaaaaaaaaaattcaatacTCCTGTATACGGCTGATAGGTAAACTATAGATTCTTGATTTTGCCTTTTCGTCCCTTTGGATCCTGTAGAAATGGTCAGTAAATCGATCACCTTGAATATGAGTCAAGAACTTTTCATCATGTGTAATGACAATGAGTTGAAAGTTCAGTTGCTGTTTTCTATACTCAATTATTCTATTCAATGCCAATGCCAACGCTTCCGCATTTTCATTATCCAAATTCGTAGTTGGCTCATCCAAAGCAATCATACCACAATTTGCACCAAAACATTCCGCCAATGCCAACCGAATCAAAATACTCGCCAACACTTTTTGTCCAGCAGAACATCTTCCCCTCATATCCAACTCGCTATTATCCTTTACCATGACAACTCTGTAATTATAAGATCTGTTACCCTTGGCCTGCAAGTTAACATCGCTTTTAATAGCTATTGTAGAAATATCTGATCCTTTATATGTTTGAGACCACAAATCACCCAAGATTCTATTGATATCCTCCATTTTTATACTATGAAACTTCATAATAGCATTGTCCAAAGCCTTTGAATAGTTTTGGATGTCGTTTGACACTAGTAGATTTGTTTGAAGCTTAATCCATTCCTCGTGGTATAGTTCGTTGACATTCTTGTACTCAGTCTCCAACTCCTTCTTTAATCCTTCAATTTGGTCTTTGATCTGTTTCACTTCTCCAATCTTTCCTGCATGTTGAGAAGTGAGCTCGGAAAGCTCATCCCTCAACCGCCTCGAATGTTCTTGATACTCGAGTTTTTTCACCTGTGCATTTTCAATATCCATAGCATTGATTTGAAAATCAGTTTCATCCAATTTATGAATTTGCAGACGATAATCAATATTAGCTATTATATTATGTTCGATTCTTGATGAATCCAtcacttctttttcaagaaCTTTAATCTGTTGGGACAAATGATTCATTTTCTGTTTGATACATTCAATCTCTTGAATAGTGTTTTCCATCTCAACGGTATTCTTCTCCAATTCTGCCCTGTCATTTGTCTCATACTCTTCTATTGCatttttcaagtttatGAAATCTGAATAAATCTTGGAGATTTGCTCTGTATTTCGTTGTAagctttcttcttctaaacTGTTTAGTCTTTGAATCTCGCTCAACTTCTCAAACtccatttgtttttcttttcgtaaCTCTTCGAgctttttttgaattccAGCAATCTTCATTTCAGCTTGCTCGATTGCGGTTTCAATGTCCTTAATAGACTTTTTTACATTGTGGACCTCGGCGAGTGATCGCTCAAGATTACTTATGACCAACTTTGTGTCCTTGATTTTGCCCTCCAATTTTTGAAGGTCTCTTTGAGCTTTAAATTTTTGCTCTGTACATTCGTTCAAATCTACCCTTAAACCcttgatttttttattcacctcttgttgttgtgcttgAAGCTGCGCCACAGTTAGAGTTGCAGCACCAGAACCATAACTTTCCAATTCATCATTTAAATCGTCGATTTGAATAGCAAGGTCCAGTGACTCTGAATTTAATCTAGTAGTATCAGATAAAGGTTTCTTTAGTAAATTAGCAGAATCCACATTCGACTTAAGCAAGTCAtgtttacttttttcttgctttaAAAGTTCGTTTACGTGGTTTATTTTAGCATCCGCTGACTCAATTTGAGTCTCAAAAGTAGCTTTTAGTGACAAACACTCTCTATAAGTTACAATTTTTAGCCCTatctttttcgtttcctCCAATTCTTTACCTATCTCATTAGCACTCATTTTTACCTCTTGAGTCTTTTTCTCATCAAAACCTCTTCTCAAATCCTCAATAAACCTTTCCAATTCATCCTTGTTAAAAGTTCTCTTACACAAGAGACAGcaattgttcttctttgccACCTCCATTGCAGAGTCTCCATACTTTTTGGTAACCTCAGCAGTATTAACATCTTCCATCACATTTCGATAATCGTCTTCCAAATTCTCTACCACAGTCTCATAATCATTAATCTCGTCTTCTTGAATAACTTCTAATAGTTCCAGTTTGAGTTGTTTAgtctttttattattttcatcCCTGGATTGAAAAATGGCTT
This window harbors:
- the RAD50 gene encoding DNA repair protein rad50 (BUSCO:EOG092606WZ), producing MSSIYKLSLKGIRAFEPEHDETIQFGFPLTLICGQNGCGKTTIIECLRYATTGNLPPNSKGGAFVHDPGLSSRVAVHGEVKLAFKNANGKSMITTRSVSATMKKGGAGGGAGGNGGLTFKTLEGQLAYIEKGQKTAISSKNAEMDAQIPIFLGASPAILDNVIFCHQDDSLWPLSEASVLKKKFDDIFEASKFTKVIDNLKTIKRDMSVDIKLIEQSVNHLKIDKDRAKKVKDKLAQKTQSVDHFTMEISELNIKIEKKEKEADQLFASNQEFQKTLSDYENLLMKKESLEESIEKLKTTITILQDTDEELYHKQENFASINTEKSAKIEELQTESFDLEKQLKDKSAISNELIRLDGSLKAKKAEYESNEKKIKDIIHEHAALMKYLEQDNISVASFKKSVEESLASAKRQQKDFVVESKAKESIQQSKYQDVCDSILKNEQTCNYLSQEVSSNQQTLLTLKRKLDVIASDENELTVKRTELEQINQELSTKKKLNEVKSFDSKIIESNEEISKLEFELDEISKRLVTGNKQSELKSKLKYLEDSMKQKDDAVQDILKKLNDRYKKIVGSDVDIDVAEVKFNEKLVQLTLDMEEQQRKVFSLESELESEKRSREAIFQSRDENNKKTKQLKSELLEVIQEDEINDYETVVENLEDDYRNVMEDVNTAEVTKKYGDSAMEVAKKNNCCLLCKRTFNKDELERFIEDLRRGFDEKKTQEVKMSANEIGKELEETKKIGLKIVTYRECLSLKATFETQIESADAKINHVNELLKQEKSKHDLLKSNVDSANLLKKPLSDTTRLNSESSDLAIQIDDLNDELESYGSGAATLTVAQLQAQQQEVNKKIKGLRVDLNECTEQKFKAQRDLQKLEGKIKDTKLVISNLERSLAEVHNVKKSIKDIETAIEQAEMKIAGIQKKLEELRKEKQMEFEKLSEIQRLNSLEEESLQRNTEQISKIYSDFINLKNAIEEYETNDRAELEKNTVEMENTIQEIECIKQKMNHLSQQIKVLEKEVMDSSRIEHNIIANIDYRSQIHKLDETDFQINAMDIENAQVKKLEYQEHSRRLRDELSELTSQHAGKIGEVKQIKDQIEGLKKELETEYKNVNELYHEEWIKLQTNLLVSNDIQNYSKALDNAIMKFHSIKMEDINRILGDLWSQTYKGSDISTIAIKSDVNLQAKGNRSYNYRVVMVKDNSELDMRGRCSAGQKVLASILIRLALAECFGANCGMIALDEPTTNLDNENAEALALALNRIIEYRKQQSNFQLIVITHDEKFLTHIQGDRFTDHFYRIQRDEKAKSRIYSLPISRIQEY